A single window of Modestobacter italicus DNA harbors:
- a CDS encoding aspartate-semialdehyde dehydrogenase, translating into MSRPLHLGIVGATGQVGVAMRSILAGRDFPLASIRFFASARSAGSTLPWGDGEIVVEDAATADPTGLDVALFSAGASTSRAQAPRFAAAGVTVIDNSSAFRRDPAIPLVCSEVNPGDIALAAEGRIIANPNCTTMAAMPVLKPLHDEAGLVRIVASTYQAVSGSGVAGVRELHGQALAVVEKADELAYDGSAVAFPAPEVYVAPIAFNVLPMAGSVVDDGSFETDEEQKLRNESRKILGIPDLRVSGTCVRVPVFTGHSLSLNVEFDRPLSVERATELLSTAPGVQLVDVPTPLQAAGKDPSYVGRIRQDGENGLALFVSNDNLRKGAALNTVQIAELIAGSR; encoded by the coding sequence ATGAGCCGGCCGCTGCACCTGGGGATCGTCGGCGCGACCGGTCAGGTCGGCGTCGCCATGCGCTCGATCCTGGCCGGGCGGGACTTCCCGCTGGCCTCGATCCGCTTCTTCGCCTCGGCCCGCTCAGCCGGCAGCACGCTGCCCTGGGGGGACGGCGAGATCGTGGTCGAGGACGCCGCCACGGCCGACCCGACCGGGCTGGACGTCGCGCTGTTCTCCGCGGGCGCCAGCACCTCGCGGGCGCAGGCACCGCGGTTCGCCGCCGCCGGGGTCACGGTGATCGACAACAGCTCCGCGTTCCGCCGGGACCCGGCGATCCCGCTGGTCTGCAGCGAGGTCAACCCCGGGGACATCGCGCTGGCCGCCGAGGGCCGGATCATCGCCAACCCGAACTGCACCACGATGGCCGCGATGCCGGTGCTCAAGCCGCTGCACGACGAGGCCGGGCTGGTGCGGATCGTCGCCAGCACCTACCAGGCGGTCTCCGGCTCCGGGGTCGCCGGCGTCCGCGAGCTGCACGGGCAGGCGCTCGCCGTCGTCGAGAAGGCCGACGAGCTGGCCTACGACGGGTCCGCGGTCGCCTTCCCGGCGCCGGAGGTCTACGTCGCACCGATCGCGTTCAACGTGCTGCCGATGGCGGGCTCGGTCGTCGACGACGGCTCCTTCGAGACCGACGAGGAGCAGAAGCTCCGCAACGAGAGCCGCAAGATCCTCGGCATCCCCGACCTGCGGGTCTCCGGCACCTGCGTCCGCGTTCCGGTCTTCACCGGCCACTCGCTGTCGCTGAACGTCGAGTTCGACCGCCCGCTGTCGGTCGAGCGGGCGACCGAGCTGCTGTCCACCGCGCCCGGCGTGCAGCTGGTCGACGTCCCGACCCCGCTCCAGGCGGCGGGCAAGGACCCCTCCTACGTCGGCCGGATCCGGCAGGACGGCGAGAACGGCCTCGCGCTGTTCGTCTCCAACGACAACCTCCGCAAGGGCGCCGCCCTCAACACCGTCCAGATCGCTGAGTTGATCGCTGGGTCACGGTGA
- a CDS encoding hemolysin family protein encodes MSDALSLLVLIALLLGNAFFVAAEFALVSARADQIEPRAAAGSVRAQKTLAAMRNVSQMMAGAQLGITLCSLGLGAVGEPAVAHLIKAPLEAVGAPEGLLHPVSLVIALSIVTVLHMVLGEMVPKNITIAGPDRAAIVLGPPLAFLVRLLKPFIWFFNVVANGFVRLFGVTPTDEITASFDHDEIQSMIAQSRREGLLGNEVSELATGALSFEQHDVSSVLLSPDSLVTVPRRSTPRDLEGVVAEHGYSRYPMRLDDGSLAGYVHVKDVLGTGPTSRDKPVPDQAVKDFVELTAAEPLPEVLQEMRRSGSHLGLVRDGDRVLGLVALEDVLEQLIGDVRSADVTGPVPGAQAGAGAGGR; translated from the coding sequence ATGAGCGATGCGCTGAGCCTGCTGGTCCTGATCGCGCTGCTGCTCGGCAACGCGTTCTTCGTCGCCGCCGAGTTCGCGCTGGTCTCCGCCCGCGCCGACCAGATCGAGCCGCGCGCCGCGGCCGGGTCGGTCCGCGCGCAGAAGACGCTGGCCGCGATGCGGAACGTCTCGCAGATGATGGCCGGCGCGCAGCTGGGCATCACGCTGTGCTCGCTGGGCCTGGGCGCGGTCGGCGAACCGGCCGTGGCGCACCTGATCAAGGCACCGCTGGAGGCCGTCGGCGCGCCGGAGGGCCTGCTGCACCCGGTCTCGCTGGTGATCGCGCTGTCGATCGTGACCGTGCTGCACATGGTGCTCGGCGAGATGGTGCCCAAGAACATCACCATCGCCGGGCCGGACCGCGCGGCGATCGTGCTCGGCCCGCCGCTGGCGTTCCTGGTCCGGCTGCTCAAGCCGTTCATCTGGTTCTTCAACGTCGTCGCCAACGGCTTCGTCCGGCTGTTCGGGGTCACCCCGACCGACGAGATCACCGCCAGCTTCGACCACGACGAGATCCAGTCGATGATCGCCCAGTCCCGGCGCGAGGGGCTGCTCGGCAACGAGGTCAGCGAGCTGGCCACCGGCGCGCTGAGCTTCGAGCAGCACGACGTCAGCTCCGTGCTGCTCTCCCCCGACTCGCTGGTCACCGTGCCGCGCCGCTCCACGCCGCGCGACCTGGAGGGCGTCGTCGCCGAGCACGGGTACAGCCGCTACCCGATGCGCCTCGACGACGGCTCGCTCGCCGGCTACGTCCACGTCAAGGACGTGCTGGGCACCGGGCCGACGTCCCGCGACAAGCCCGTGCCCGACCAGGCGGTCAAGGACTTCGTCGAGCTCACCGCGGCCGAGCCGCTGCCGGAGGTGCTGCAGGAGATGCGCCGGTCCGGTTCGCACCTGGGCCTGGTCCGGGACGGCGACCGGGTGCTCGGCCTGGTGGCGCTGGAGGACGTGCTGGAGCAGCTGATCGGCGACGTGCGGAGCGCCGACGTCACCGGGCCGGTGCCCGGTGCGCAGGCCGGGGCAGGCGCTGGAGGACGATGA
- a CDS encoding hemolysin family protein, whose translation MTEWLLLLAAVLLTAFTGFFVAAEFSFTSVDRGQAERAAAEGDKGAEGVVRALRGLSTELSAAQLGITLTTLVVGFLAEPALGGLIEPVLGAIGLPEGATAPVAVALGIALATFLQMILGELGPKNLAIARPLRTASVVAPGMRAFTLVTGPVVHALQALANGIVRRLGFEPKEELDDTRDAEGLAAVARRSAEEGDLSPVAARLLSRSLGLREKFATDVMTPRTRLWTLSSEATAADVIDAAIRSGNSRFPVYGSDLDEVTGVVHVKHAVSVPEEERLQRTAGELAEPVLAVPSSLHLDPLLDLLREQGLQLALVVDEWGATHGIVTLEDIVEELVGEITDETDRPLRQLRRDGEDWVLSGLLRPDEVRERTGIPVPEGRYETVAGFVLERLAHLPEEGESVEVEGWRLTVAGVEGRRVSRLRAAPQQAEPDPADDEPADVAPPAGATAVRFEREVAPA comes from the coding sequence ATGACCGAGTGGCTGCTCCTCCTGGCGGCCGTGCTGTTGACCGCGTTCACCGGGTTCTTCGTCGCGGCCGAGTTCTCCTTCACCTCCGTCGACCGCGGTCAGGCCGAGCGGGCCGCCGCCGAGGGCGACAAGGGCGCCGAGGGGGTCGTCCGCGCGCTCCGGGGGCTGTCCACCGAGCTCTCCGCGGCCCAGCTGGGCATCACGCTCACCACGCTGGTGGTCGGCTTCCTCGCCGAACCCGCGCTGGGCGGGCTGATCGAGCCGGTGCTCGGCGCGATCGGGCTGCCCGAGGGCGCCACGGCACCGGTCGCCGTCGCCCTGGGCATCGCGCTGGCCACCTTCCTGCAGATGATCCTGGGCGAGCTCGGCCCCAAGAACCTCGCCATCGCCCGGCCGCTGCGCACCGCCTCCGTGGTCGCGCCGGGCATGCGCGCGTTCACCCTGGTCACCGGCCCGGTCGTGCACGCCCTACAGGCGCTGGCCAACGGGATCGTCCGCCGGCTCGGCTTCGAGCCCAAGGAGGAGCTGGACGACACCCGGGACGCCGAGGGCCTGGCCGCCGTGGCCCGCCGCTCGGCCGAGGAGGGCGACCTGTCCCCCGTCGCCGCCCGGCTGCTCAGCCGCTCGCTGGGGCTGCGGGAGAAGTTCGCCACCGACGTGATGACCCCGCGCACCCGGCTGTGGACGCTGAGCTCGGAGGCGACCGCCGCCGACGTCATCGACGCCGCCATCCGGTCGGGCAACTCGCGCTTCCCGGTCTACGGCTCCGACCTCGACGAGGTCACCGGCGTGGTGCACGTCAAGCACGCGGTCTCGGTCCCCGAGGAGGAGCGGCTGCAGCGCACCGCGGGCGAGCTGGCCGAGCCGGTGCTCGCCGTCCCGTCGTCGCTGCACCTGGACCCGCTGCTGGACCTGCTGCGCGAGCAGGGCCTGCAGCTGGCCCTCGTGGTCGACGAGTGGGGCGCCACCCACGGCATCGTGACCCTGGAGGACATCGTCGAGGAGCTGGTCGGCGAGATCACCGACGAGACCGACCGGCCGCTGCGCCAGCTGCGCCGCGACGGCGAGGACTGGGTCCTCTCCGGCCTGCTGCGCCCCGACGAGGTCCGCGAGCGCACCGGCATCCCGGTCCCCGAGGGCCGCTACGAGACCGTCGCGGGCTTCGTGCTGGAACGGCTGGCGCACCTGCCCGAGGAGGGCGAGTCGGTCGAGGTGGAGGGCTGGCGGCTGACCGTCGCCGGGGTCGAGGGCCGCCGGGTGTCCCGGCTGCGGGCCGCGCCGCAGCAGGCCGAGCCCGACCCTGCCGACGACGAGCCGGCGGACGTCGCCCCTCCGGCCGGCGCGACCGCCGTCCGGTTCGAGCGCGAGGTGGCGCCGGCATGA
- a CDS encoding aspartate kinase — MALVVQKYGGSSVANAERVKRVAERIVEAKKNGDDVVVVVSAMGDTTDELLDQASQITADPPGRELDMLLTAGERISMALLAIAISTHGYEARSFTGSQAGVITTSSHGKARIIDVTPGRLRDALDEGSIVIVAGFQGVSQDTKDVTTLGRGGSDTTAVAVAAALQADVCEIYTDVDGVFTADPRIVPNAKRLETITYEEMLELAASGAKVLMLRCVEYARRYGIPVHVRSSYSQLPGTIVTGSMEDLTVEQAIITGVAHDRSEGKITVYGVPDRPGEAAQIFRVLADAEINIDMIVQNVSAEGSKLADISFTLPVSDGPTALAALEAVKHTVGYSDLRFDQHIGKVSLVGAGMRSHPGVSAKFFGALADAGVNLELISTSEIRISVTCRDTDVDVAVRAVHDAFDLGSEVEAVVYGGTGR, encoded by the coding sequence GTGGCCCTGGTGGTGCAGAAGTACGGCGGCTCCTCCGTCGCGAACGCCGAGCGCGTCAAGCGCGTGGCCGAGCGCATCGTCGAGGCGAAGAAGAACGGCGACGACGTGGTCGTCGTCGTCTCCGCGATGGGCGACACGACCGACGAGCTGCTGGACCAGGCGAGCCAGATCACCGCCGACCCGCCCGGCCGCGAGCTGGACATGCTGCTCACCGCCGGTGAGCGGATCTCGATGGCGCTGCTGGCGATCGCGATCTCCACGCACGGTTACGAGGCGCGGTCGTTCACCGGCTCCCAGGCCGGGGTGATCACCACCTCCAGCCACGGCAAGGCGCGGATCATCGACGTCACCCCGGGCCGGCTGCGCGACGCGCTCGACGAGGGGTCGATCGTCATCGTCGCCGGGTTCCAGGGCGTCAGCCAGGACACCAAGGACGTGACGACGCTGGGCCGCGGCGGCTCGGACACCACCGCCGTCGCCGTCGCCGCCGCGCTGCAGGCCGACGTCTGCGAGATCTACACCGACGTGGACGGCGTCTTCACCGCCGACCCGCGGATCGTCCCGAACGCCAAGCGGCTCGAGACCATCACCTACGAGGAGATGCTGGAGCTCGCGGCCTCCGGGGCGAAGGTGCTCATGCTCCGCTGCGTCGAGTACGCCCGCCGGTACGGCATCCCGGTGCACGTCCGCAGCTCCTACTCACAGCTCCCCGGCACGATCGTGACCGGCTCGATGGAGGACCTCACCGTGGAACAGGCCATCATCACCGGCGTCGCGCACGACCGGAGCGAGGGCAAGATCACCGTCTACGGCGTCCCGGACCGGCCGGGCGAGGCCGCGCAGATCTTCCGCGTCCTGGCCGACGCCGAGATCAACATCGACATGATCGTGCAGAACGTGTCGGCCGAGGGCAGCAAGCTCGCCGACATCTCCTTCACGCTGCCGGTCAGCGACGGGCCGACCGCGCTGGCCGCGCTGGAGGCGGTCAAGCACACCGTCGGCTACAGCGACCTGCGCTTCGACCAGCACATCGGCAAGGTCTCGCTGGTCGGCGCCGGGATGCGCTCGCACCCCGGGGTCTCGGCGAAGTTCTTCGGCGCGCTGGCCGACGCCGGGGTGAACCTGGAGCTCATCAGCACCTCGGAGATCCGCATCTCCGTGACGTGCCGGGACACCGACGTCGACGTCGCCGTCCGCGCGGTGCACGACGCCTTCGACCTGGGCTCCGAGGTCGAGGCCGTGGTCTACGGAGGGACGGGACGATGA
- a CDS encoding S9 family peptidase, protein MTAEPVPTDVPVLPPEVTARWQARFRAPRVSLPDWAEDAPQRSLYSSDVSGVVEQYAWDRDTGTHRQVTDRPNGTLGATLSPDGETIWWFADTDGDEFGVWMTQPFAGGPDTVALPDVGPAYPAGLEIGSRVVLAGRSTDDGSELWVVPAGGTPMKFYASPDTASVDALSRDESLLVFSHSEHGDPRYPALRVLRTDGLELVADKWDGEGRGLHALSFSPVAGDQRLLVGHERRGREELLIWDVAADTESELLLDLPGDVSAGWYPDGSALLVGHDHAARSELYRYDLASGALVQLDTPRGVVRGATARPDGTVELAWSNAETPPVIRRADGPVVLAAPGEAPPTAYPVEDRWVPGPGGTVHALLVRPAGEGPHATAFLVHGGPEAQDDDSYRARRAAYVDAGYAVVHVNYRGSTGYGSEWRDALTGRPGLTELEDVAAVYDALVAEGVVDPARAVLSGGSWGGFLTLLGLGTQPERWAAGIAEVPVADYIAAYEDEMEGLRAYDRALFGGSPEEVRDVYVRSSPLTYVDAVAAPVLVVAGANDPRCPIRQIDNYLAALDERGKPHEVYRFDAGHGSLVIEETIRQVEVALSFVLRHVEP, encoded by the coding sequence GTGACCGCCGAGCCCGTGCCGACCGACGTCCCCGTGCTCCCTCCCGAGGTGACCGCCCGCTGGCAGGCCCGCTTCCGGGCGCCCCGGGTGAGCCTGCCGGACTGGGCGGAGGACGCCCCGCAGCGCAGCCTCTACTCCTCCGACGTCAGCGGCGTGGTCGAGCAGTACGCCTGGGACCGGGACACCGGCACGCACCGGCAGGTCACCGACCGGCCCAACGGCACGCTGGGCGCCACGCTGAGCCCCGACGGCGAGACGATCTGGTGGTTCGCCGACACCGACGGCGACGAGTTCGGCGTCTGGATGACCCAGCCCTTCGCCGGCGGCCCGGACACCGTGGCGCTGCCGGACGTCGGCCCCGCCTACCCCGCGGGGCTGGAGATCGGCTCCCGGGTCGTGCTGGCCGGCCGGTCCACCGACGACGGCAGCGAGCTCTGGGTGGTCCCGGCCGGTGGCACGCCCATGAAGTTCTACGCCAGCCCGGACACGGCCTCGGTCGACGCGCTCTCCCGGGACGAGTCACTGCTGGTGTTCTCCCACTCCGAGCACGGCGACCCGCGCTACCCCGCCCTGCGGGTGCTGCGCACCGACGGGCTCGAGCTGGTCGCGGACAAGTGGGACGGCGAGGGCCGCGGCCTGCACGCGCTGTCCTTCTCCCCCGTCGCCGGGGACCAGCGGCTGCTGGTCGGCCACGAGCGGCGCGGCCGCGAGGAGCTGCTCATCTGGGACGTCGCCGCCGACACCGAGTCCGAGCTGCTGCTGGACCTGCCCGGCGACGTGAGCGCCGGCTGGTACCCCGACGGCTCCGCGCTGCTGGTCGGCCACGACCACGCCGCCCGCAGCGAGCTGTACCGCTACGACCTGGCCTCCGGGGCCCTCGTCCAGCTGGACACCCCGCGCGGCGTCGTCCGCGGCGCGACCGCCCGCCCCGACGGCACCGTGGAGCTGGCCTGGTCCAACGCCGAGACCCCGCCGGTGATCCGCCGGGCCGACGGCCCGGTCGTGCTGGCCGCGCCGGGCGAGGCGCCGCCGACCGCCTACCCGGTGGAGGACCGCTGGGTCCCCGGTCCGGGCGGCACCGTGCACGCCCTGCTCGTCCGCCCGGCCGGGGAGGGGCCGCACGCCACCGCGTTCCTGGTGCACGGTGGGCCGGAGGCGCAGGACGACGACTCCTACCGCGCCCGCCGGGCCGCCTACGTCGACGCCGGGTACGCGGTCGTGCACGTCAACTACCGCGGGTCCACCGGGTACGGCAGCGAGTGGCGGGACGCGCTGACCGGCCGCCCGGGGCTCACCGAGCTCGAGGACGTCGCCGCGGTCTACGACGCGCTGGTCGCCGAGGGCGTCGTCGACCCGGCGCGGGCCGTCCTGTCCGGCGGCTCGTGGGGCGGGTTCCTCACCCTGCTCGGCCTGGGCACCCAACCCGAGCGCTGGGCGGCCGGGATCGCCGAGGTGCCGGTGGCGGACTACATCGCCGCGTACGAGGACGAGATGGAGGGCCTGCGGGCCTACGACCGGGCGCTGTTCGGCGGCTCACCGGAGGAGGTGCGCGACGTCTACGTGCGCTCCTCGCCGCTGACCTACGTCGACGCGGTGGCCGCCCCGGTGCTCGTCGTCGCCGGCGCCAACGACCCGCGCTGCCCGATCCGGCAGATCGACAACTACCTGGCCGCGCTCGACGAGCGGGGCAAGCCGCACGAGGTCTACCGCTTCGACGCCGGCCACGGATCGCTCGTCATCGAGGAGACCATCCGCCAGGTCGAGGTCGCCCTGAGCTTCGTCCTCAGGCACGTCGAGCCGTAG
- a CDS encoding GatB/YqeY domain-containing protein, with protein sequence MPGLKDRLRTDLTTAMKGRDELSTATLRMVLSAVSAEEVAGKEARELSDDDVMAVLRREAKKRREAAEAFAGAGRAEQAERERAEEGVIATYLPAQLADADLAAIVADVVTSTGASGMKDMGKVMGAVQGKVAGRAEGGRIAAEVRRQLG encoded by the coding sequence GTGCCTGGACTGAAGGACCGACTCCGTACCGACCTGACCACCGCGATGAAGGGCCGCGACGAGCTGAGCACCGCCACCTTGCGGATGGTGCTCTCCGCCGTCTCCGCCGAGGAGGTGGCCGGCAAGGAGGCTCGTGAGCTCAGCGACGACGACGTGATGGCCGTGCTCCGCCGGGAGGCGAAGAAGCGCCGCGAGGCGGCCGAGGCGTTCGCCGGTGCCGGGCGCGCCGAGCAGGCCGAGCGGGAGCGCGCGGAGGAGGGCGTGATCGCGACCTACCTGCCGGCCCAACTGGCCGACGCCGACCTGGCGGCGATCGTCGCCGACGTGGTCACCAGCACCGGGGCCTCGGGCATGAAGGACATGGGCAAGGTCATGGGCGCGGTGCAGGGGAAGGTGGCCGGCCGGGCCGAGGGCGGCCGCATCGCCGCCGAGGTGCGCCGCCAGCTGGGCTGA
- a CDS encoding helix-turn-helix domain-containing protein has product MDAFPLAGVLRRIRRLTDCSQRELAERIGISKTAVAAAEHGTRDLAVSVLVRAAATAGCRLAVLGPSGLELGPMSGDTVRDGADRLMPAHLDTRHGDDDWWGGPHRPGLVNPRYTFDRDRSLRDRRRGVDLPADHHRPEDGDSLAERAAARRAEAVRREAARRLERHQAWRAAGSPPSADWEVDCTCPAGCEYDEERNPDRLHAPDCACGCDVD; this is encoded by the coding sequence GTGGACGCGTTCCCGCTCGCCGGCGTCCTCCGACGCATCCGCCGGCTCACCGACTGCTCGCAGCGTGAACTGGCCGAGCGCATCGGGATCTCGAAGACGGCGGTGGCAGCTGCCGAGCACGGCACCCGGGACCTCGCCGTCTCCGTCCTGGTCCGGGCCGCGGCCACCGCGGGCTGCCGGCTGGCGGTGCTCGGCCCGTCGGGCCTCGAGCTCGGCCCGATGAGCGGGGACACCGTCCGGGACGGCGCCGACCGGCTGATGCCCGCCCATCTCGACACCCGGCACGGGGACGACGACTGGTGGGGCGGCCCGCACCGCCCCGGGCTGGTCAACCCGCGCTACACGTTCGACCGCGACCGCTCGCTGCGCGACCGGCGGCGCGGGGTCGACCTCCCGGCCGATCACCACCGACCGGAGGACGGCGACTCCCTCGCCGAGCGCGCCGCCGCGCGGCGGGCTGAGGCGGTCCGACGGGAGGCCGCCCGCCGGCTGGAGCGGCACCAGGCCTGGCGGGCGGCCGGCTCCCCGCCCTCCGCGGACTGGGAGGTCGACTGCACCTGCCCGGCCGGGTGCGAGTACGACGAGGAGCGCAACCCGGACCGGCTGCACGCCCCGGACTGCGCCTGCGGCT
- a CDS encoding phospholipase D family protein, protein MDDAEHWLLTADERGNRASGLPAWTSGNRVEALVDGATYFDRLVSAVEELGVGDHLMFTDWRGDPDERMREDGPTVGELFGSAARRGVCVFGLVWRSHWDGLSFSKEENAALDEAVEDGGGVVVLDQRVRRLGSHHQKIVVLRHPDDPDRDVAFAGGIDLCHARRDTYEHRGDPQPQSMAEVYGPRPPWHDVQLQLRGPVVGVLDTVFRQRWEDPHGPDTDHPLAWVHDKLSSSRMNAVPLPEQPPPPPECGPHLVQTLRTYPAIKPAYPFAPHGERSVARGYSKAINQARRLVYLEDQYLWSTEVAHLFAEALRAHPRLHLVVVVPRVPDQDGAIAERPQYVGRHQAIETCRAAGPGRVHVFDLENDEGTPVYVHAKVCVVDDVWVSVGSDNFNRRSWTHDSELSSGVLDTTRDAREPRDPAGTGYGARVLARDLRLRLAREHLGRAVDGGGDGRADDDLLDPEDFVATLARSATALQEWYDGGRVGPRPAGRLRPHRPEKLSRLTRIWATPIYRLVNDPDGRPLRLRRAKEF, encoded by the coding sequence ATGGACGACGCCGAGCACTGGCTGCTCACCGCCGACGAGCGCGGGAACCGTGCTTCCGGCCTCCCTGCCTGGACGTCGGGCAACCGCGTCGAGGCGCTCGTCGACGGTGCCACCTACTTCGACCGGCTCGTCAGCGCGGTGGAGGAGCTGGGCGTCGGCGACCACCTGATGTTCACCGACTGGCGCGGCGACCCCGACGAGCGGATGCGCGAGGACGGCCCCACCGTCGGCGAGCTGTTCGGCTCGGCGGCCCGCCGGGGGGTCTGCGTGTTCGGGCTGGTGTGGCGATCGCACTGGGACGGACTCAGCTTCTCCAAGGAGGAGAACGCCGCCCTCGACGAGGCGGTCGAGGACGGCGGCGGAGTCGTGGTGCTCGACCAGCGGGTGCGCCGGCTGGGCAGCCACCACCAGAAGATCGTCGTCCTGCGGCACCCCGACGACCCCGACCGGGACGTCGCCTTCGCCGGCGGGATCGACCTGTGCCACGCCCGCCGCGACACCTACGAGCACCGCGGCGACCCCCAGCCGCAGTCGATGGCGGAGGTCTACGGGCCGCGTCCGCCCTGGCACGACGTGCAGCTGCAGCTGCGCGGCCCGGTCGTCGGCGTGCTCGACACGGTGTTCCGCCAGCGCTGGGAGGACCCGCACGGCCCGGACACCGACCACCCGCTGGCCTGGGTGCACGACAAGCTGTCCAGCTCGCGGATGAACGCCGTCCCGCTGCCCGAGCAGCCCCCGCCTCCCCCGGAGTGCGGGCCGCACCTGGTGCAGACGCTGCGCACCTACCCGGCGATCAAGCCCGCGTACCCGTTCGCCCCGCACGGCGAGCGGTCGGTGGCCCGCGGCTACAGCAAGGCGATCAACCAGGCCCGCCGGCTGGTCTACCTGGAGGACCAGTACCTGTGGTCGACCGAGGTCGCCCACCTGTTCGCCGAGGCGCTGCGCGCCCACCCCCGCCTGCACCTGGTCGTCGTGGTGCCCCGGGTCCCCGACCAGGACGGCGCGATCGCCGAGCGCCCGCAGTACGTGGGCCGGCACCAGGCGATCGAGACCTGCCGGGCGGCCGGCCCCGGCCGGGTGCACGTCTTCGACCTGGAGAACGACGAGGGGACGCCGGTCTACGTGCACGCCAAGGTGTGCGTCGTCGACGACGTCTGGGTCAGCGTCGGCAGCGACAACTTCAACCGCCGGTCCTGGACCCACGACAGCGAACTGTCCAGCGGCGTGCTGGACACCACCCGCGACGCGCGCGAACCGCGCGACCCGGCCGGGACGGGCTACGGCGCGCGGGTCCTGGCCCGCGACCTGCGCCTGCGGTTGGCCCGCGAGCACCTCGGCCGCGCCGTGGACGGTGGCGGGGACGGCCGCGCGGACGACGACCTGCTCGACCCGGAGGACTTCGTCGCCACCCTGGCGCGGTCGGCCACCGCCCTGCAGGAGTGGTACGACGGCGGCCGCGTCGGCCCGCGCCCGGCGGGGCGACTGCGTCCGCACCGGCCCGAGAAGCTGTCCCGGCTGACCCGGATCTGGGCGACCCCGATCTACCGGCTGGTCAACGACCCCGACGGCCGCCCGCTCCGCCTCCGCCGCGCCAAGGAGTTCTGA
- a CDS encoding metallophosphoesterase — MRARTAVPAAVVASGAATVAYASLVERTAWTLRRFDVPVLPPGSAPLTVLQLSDLHMTAGQRSKQEWVAGLADLRPDLVITTGDNLAGMDAVPATLRALDPLMELPGAFVLASNDYYAPRPKNPFKYFKTDHKRVHGDPLPWRDLRDGMTARGWLDLTNATGTLTVAGTQIAFTGLDDPHLKRDRYDDVGGPADPDADLTIGLVHSPEPRVLDRFAADGWDLLLCGHTHGGQLRVPFYGALVTNCGIDRQHVRWLHRWAQPSPGHPNGTWLHVSAGLGTSPYAPARFACPPEATLLTLNPRAA; from the coding sequence ATGCGTGCGAGAACCGCCGTCCCTGCCGCCGTCGTGGCCTCCGGCGCCGCCACGGTGGCCTACGCGAGCCTCGTCGAGCGGACCGCGTGGACGCTGCGCCGCTTCGACGTCCCCGTCCTGCCACCGGGTTCGGCCCCGCTGACCGTGCTACAGCTGTCCGACCTGCACATGACCGCGGGGCAGCGCAGCAAGCAGGAGTGGGTGGCCGGGCTGGCCGACCTGCGCCCGGACCTGGTGATCACGACCGGCGACAACCTCGCCGGGATGGACGCCGTCCCGGCGACGCTCCGCGCGCTGGACCCGCTGATGGAGCTGCCCGGCGCGTTCGTGCTCGCCAGCAACGACTACTACGCGCCGCGACCGAAGAACCCGTTCAAGTACTTCAAGACCGACCACAAGCGGGTGCACGGCGACCCGCTGCCCTGGCGGGACCTGCGCGACGGCATGACCGCCCGGGGCTGGCTCGACCTGACCAACGCCACGGGCACGCTCACGGTGGCCGGGACCCAGATCGCGTTCACCGGCCTCGACGACCCGCACCTGAAGCGGGACCGGTACGACGACGTGGGTGGCCCCGCCGACCCCGACGCCGACCTGACGATCGGGCTGGTGCACTCCCCCGAGCCGCGGGTGCTCGACCGGTTCGCCGCCGACGGGTGGGACCTGCTGCTGTGCGGGCACACCCACGGCGGCCAGCTGCGGGTGCCCTTCTACGGCGCCCTGGTCACCAACTGCGGCATCGACCGGCAGCACGTCCGCTGGCTGCACCGCTGGGCGCAGCCCTCACCCGGGCACCCGAACGGCACGTGGCTGCACGTCTCCGCCGGGCTGGGCACCAGCCCCTACGCCCCTGCCCGGTTCGCCTGCCCGCCCGAGGCAACCCTGCTGACCCTCAACCCGCGCGCCGCGTAG